In Candidatus Epulonipiscium viviparus, one DNA window encodes the following:
- a CDS encoding DUF1292 domain-containing protein, with translation MEKDCNCHSSEECSCGAGCDCHGEELPVLYLTFDDSDEEVACDVLGIFPVDGKTYIAVVPQNENEEEEDEVLIYRYEENEDGEDPTLDDIESEEEYERVSAEFFEIFFEEDEESEEN, from the coding sequence ATGGAAAAAGATTGTAATTGTCATTCATCTGAGGAATGTAGTTGTGGCGCTGGCTGTGATTGCCATGGAGAAGAGCTACCTGTACTTTATTTGACCTTTGATGATTCGGATGAGGAAGTTGCTTGCGATGTACTTGGAATTTTCCCTGTTGATGGAAAAACTTATATAGCAGTGGTTCCGCAAAATGAAAATGAAGAAGAGGAAGACGAAGTTCTTATATATCGCTATGAAGAAAATGAGGACGGCGAAGATCCTACGCTGGATGACATTGAATCTGAAGAAGAATACGAACGAGTTTCAGCTGAATTCTTTGAGATTTTCTTTGAGGAAGATGAAGAAAGCGAAGAAAACTAA
- a CDS encoding uroporphyrinogen decarboxylase family protein: MTSKERVRATMRGEKPDRVPAAFESVGSVFQKLMTHYGFTNRNQLFDKFKIDIYPTDARYIGPKLESYIDDQGRKIDVSYWGFHKTIHETDIDSYSVTVKYPLAGMETIEDIKTGYTFPKAEWFDYSNITKVCEANPDKAIIIGHPGPFQMVTNLMPMEEFFVLMYDEPEAAAYILDQMVEFELAYYEECLKAGNGKIDVLRPHDDYGTQISMLFSTDMWDEFFKDNTKKLVDLAHKYGAFYQQHSCGAVRPIISRLIDCGVDALEPVQKVCGLEVESLAEEFGGKIVFHGGVDTQGILPNGTAEEVAAETRHIIETLGKKGGYILMASQAFEGDVPVENIEAVYNVSREV; this comes from the coding sequence ATGACATCTAAAGAACGAGTTCGAGCAACAATGAGAGGCGAAAAACCCGACCGTGTTCCCGCAGCTTTCGAATCTGTTGGCTCTGTATTTCAAAAGCTTATGACGCACTATGGGTTTACGAATAGAAATCAACTTTTCGATAAATTTAAAATAGATATTTATCCCACAGATGCAAGATATATTGGACCCAAATTAGAAAGTTATATAGATGACCAAGGCCGTAAAATTGACGTGTCGTATTGGGGATTTCATAAAACTATACATGAAACAGATATTGATTCCTATTCAGTTACAGTAAAATATCCTCTTGCAGGAATGGAAACGATAGAAGATATTAAGACTGGCTATACCTTTCCAAAAGCTGAGTGGTTTGATTACTCCAATATCACCAAAGTTTGCGAAGCCAATCCAGACAAAGCGATAATCATAGGGCATCCCGGTCCGTTTCAGATGGTTACCAATTTGATGCCTATGGAAGAGTTTTTCGTATTAATGTACGATGAGCCAGAAGCTGCCGCATATATATTAGACCAAATGGTGGAATTTGAACTTGCTTATTATGAGGAATGCCTGAAGGCGGGCAATGGCAAAATCGATGTATTAAGGCCGCATGATGATTATGGAACTCAAATTTCTATGCTATTTAGCACCGATATGTGGGACGAATTTTTTAAGGACAATACGAAAAAGTTAGTCGATTTAGCGCATAAGTATGGAGCATTTTATCAGCAACACTCGTGTGGAGCGGTCAGGCCGATTATTTCTAGATTAATAGATTGCGGTGTTGACGCATTGGAACCAGTTCAAAAAGTATGCGGATTGGAAGTCGAGTCGTTAGCCGAAGAGTTTGGAGGAAAGATCGTGTTCCATGGAGGAGTGGATACGCAAGGGATTTTGCCAAATGGCACTGCAGAAGAGGTTGCTGCTGAAACTAGGCATATAATAGAAACTTTGGGTAAAAAGGGTGGCTATATTTTGATGGCGTCTCAGGCATTTGAAGGAGATGTTCCGGTTGAAAATATAGAAGCGGTCTATAATGTTTCGAGAGAAGTGTAA
- a CDS encoding S-layer homology domain-containing protein — protein sequence MVNAVDKAALETLLSSANATLATAKSSDDGTDISPSSKWVSSEIYAALTDAIADAQSVYDNSDASKSEVDSAKADLSAAISSFNNAKQNGTMVNAVDKAALETLLSSANATLATAKSSDDGTDISPSSKWVSSEIYAALTDAIADAQSVYDNSDASKSEVDSTKADLSAAISSFNNAKQNGTMVSAVDKTSLETLLSSANATLATAKSSDDGTDISPSSKWVSTEIYAALTDAIASAQSVYDNSDASKSEVDSTKADLSAAITSFNNSKKYGSKTSSMNGSSSGSSSGSSNRYSGGSSSGSSNRYSGGSSGGSSSGSSGYSNSSLKTDSFKTDSPVHSNDSTFVDINISDKDAVHGFTSSSIPSVIVRNAIDDLLDSVRDKTPRLNIFVDSSPAVDQVDVALDAHSLSDLAKNGSLYVATDLGRFTLNNSAFGELISKVRHDDVTFSIAVDDKLELSAAQTEAIDGDFAFNIDILKDDQKVSDFDNPITITLEYFLPKNHDPNSIQVYHVTEDGTLEALATTYSETLNEISFDTNHFSIFMVDSTVKMPFIDVTASDWFFDDVEAVFDQGIMVGMTDTQFIPLANSTRAQIAAILYRLSAAAEEDPAQDEPWYASAVNWAADHHLFNMYGNSFRPDNTITREELVNAVYNYAIYMNADVTKTMSLNLFRDSMNVSPWAVNAMEWAVANEIIFGKDNTILDPQGFASRSEIAAIVNRLLKLF from the coding sequence ATGGTCAATGCAGTTGACAAGGCCGCATTAGAGACATTACTCTCATCGGCTAACGCTACCCTTGCAACCGCAAAATCCAGTGATGACGGTACAGATATTTCTCCTTCATCTAAATGGGTTTCCTCTGAAATTTATGCCGCACTCACCGATGCCATTGCCGATGCTCAGAGCGTTTACGATAATTCAGATGCATCGAAATCTGAGGTAGATTCTGCTAAAGCCGATCTCTCAGCTGCGATCAGTTCTTTCAATAATGCTAAGCAAAACGGCACGATGGTCAATGCAGTTGACAAGGCCGCATTAGAGACATTACTCTCATCGGCTAACGCTACCCTTGCAACCGCAAAATCCAGTGATGACGGTACGGATATTTCTCCTTCATCCAAATGGGTTTCCTCTGAAATTTATGCCGCACTCACCGATGCCATTGCCGATGCTCAGAGTGTTTACGATAATTCAGACGCATCGAAATCTGAGGTAGATTCTACTAAAGCCGATCTCTCAGCTGCGATCAGTTCTTTCAATAATGCTAAGCAAAATGGCACGATGGTCAGTGCAGTTGACAAGACTTCGTTAGAGACATTACTCTCATCGGCTAACGCTACCCTTGCAACCGCAAAATCTAGCGATGACGGTACGGATATTTCTCCTTCATCTAAATGGGTTTCTACTGAAATTTATGCCGCACTCACCGATGCCATTGCCAGTGCTCAGAGCGTTTACGATAATTCAGATGCATCGAAATCTGAGGTAGATTCTACTAAAGCCGATCTCTCAGCTGCGATCACTTCTTTCAATAATTCTAAAAAATATGGCTCCAAAACTTCTTCTATGAACGGAAGTAGTAGCGGAAGTAGTAGTGGAAGTAGTAACAGATATAGCGGTGGAAGTAGTAGTGGAAGTAGTAACAGATATAGCGGTGGAAGCAGTGGCGGGAGCAGCAGTGGAAGTAGCGGGTACAGTAATAGCTCATTGAAAACTGATTCTTTCAAAACTGATTCTCCGGTACACTCTAACGATTCTACTTTTGTTGATATTAATATTTCGGACAAAGATGCGGTTCACGGGTTTACAAGTTCATCTATTCCTAGCGTAATTGTTCGGAATGCTATCGATGATCTTCTAGATTCTGTGCGCGATAAAACTCCGAGATTAAATATTTTTGTGGATAGCTCTCCTGCAGTAGATCAGGTGGACGTCGCCCTCGATGCTCATTCTCTCTCAGATTTGGCAAAAAATGGCTCGTTGTATGTTGCAACAGATTTGGGAAGGTTTACTTTGAATAATAGCGCTTTTGGTGAATTGATATCTAAGGTTAGACATGACGATGTTACATTTAGCATCGCTGTAGACGATAAATTGGAGCTATCAGCCGCTCAGACTGAAGCAATTGACGGGGACTTTGCATTTAATATCGATATTTTAAAGGACGATCAAAAAGTTAGTGATTTCGATAACCCAATCACCATCACTCTCGAATATTTCTTGCCAAAAAATCATGATCCAAACTCTATTCAAGTTTACCATGTCACAGAGGATGGAACGTTAGAAGCGTTAGCAACTACCTATTCAGAAACGCTTAATGAAATTTCATTCGACACCAACCATTTCTCAATATTTATGGTAGACTCGACGGTAAAAATGCCGTTTATCGATGTAACAGCGTCGGACTGGTTTTTTGACGATGTAGAAGCAGTCTTTGATCAAGGCATTATGGTTGGAATGACTGATACTCAATTTATTCCATTAGCCAACTCCACCCGTGCTCAAATCGCAGCTATCCTATATAGATTATCGGCAGCGGCAGAAGAAGATCCAGCACAGGACGAGCCTTGGTATGCTTCGGCAGTCAACTGGGCTGCGGATCATCATTTGTTTAATATGTATGGCAACTCTTTCCGTCCTGATAATACAATCACACGAGAAGAACTTGTCAACGCTGTCTATAATTATGCAATATACATGAATGCCGATGTCACCAAAACCATGAGCTTGAACTTATTTAGAGATTCCATGAATGTTTCTCCGTGGGCTGTCAACGCTATGGAGTGGGCAGTAGCAAATGAAATTATATTTGGTAAAGACAATACTATACTTGATCCTCAAGGCTTTGCTAGCAGATCAGAAATCGCTGCTATTGTTAATAGATTATTGAAATTATTTTAA
- a CDS encoding uroporphyrinogen decarboxylase family protein has protein sequence MMTSKERVRATMRGEKPDRIPAAFGAVGSVFQKLLTHYGFTNRNQLFDKFKIDIYPTDARYIGPKLESYIDDQGRKINVSYWGYHTTIHETNMDSYSVTVKYPLAGMETIEDIKAGYTFPKAEWFDYSNITKFCEANPDKAIIIGHPGPFQMVTKLMSMEEFFVLMYDEPEVAAYILDQMVEFELAYYEECLKAGNGKIDVLRPHDDYGTQISMLFSTDMWDEFFKDNTKKLADLAHKYGAFYQQHSCGAVRPIISRLIDCGVDALEPVQKVCGLEVESLAEEFEGKIVFHGGVDTQGILPNGTAEEVAAETRHIMETLGKKGGYILMASQAFESDVPIENIEAVYNVSREV, from the coding sequence ATGATGACATCTAAAGAACGAGTTCGAGCAACAATGAGAGGCGAAAAGCCCGATCGTATTCCAGCTGCTTTTGGAGCTGTTGGTTCGGTATTTCAAAAACTTTTAACACACTATGGATTTACGAATAGAAATCAACTTTTCGATAAATTTAAAATAGATATTTATCCCACAGATGCAAGATATATTGGACCCAAATTAGAAAGTTATATAGATGACCAAGGACGTAAAATTAACGTGTCGTATTGGGGATATCACACAACTATACATGAAACAAATATGGATTCCTATTCAGTGACAGTAAAATATCCTCTTGCAGGAATGGAAACAATAGAGGATATTAAGGCCGGCTATACCTTTCCAAAAGCTGAGTGGTTTGATTACTCCAATATCACCAAATTTTGCGAAGCCAATCCAGACAAAGCAATAATCATAGGGCATCCGGGCCCATTTCAGATGGTTACCAAGTTGATGTCTATGGAAGAGTTTTTCGTATTAATGTACGATGAGCCAGAAGTTGCCGCATATATATTAGACCAAATGGTGGAATTTGAACTTGCTTATTATGAGGAATGCCTGAAGGCGGGCAATGGCAAAATCGATGTATTAAGGCCGCATGATGATTATGGAACTCAAATTTCTATGCTATTTAGCACCGATATGTGGGACGAATTTTTTAAGGACAATACGAAAAAGTTAGCCGATTTAGCGCATAAGTATGGAGCATTTTATCAGCAACACTCGTGTGGAGCGGTCAGGCCGATTATTTCTAGATTAATAGATTGCGGTGTTGACGCATTGGAGCCAGTTCAAAAAGTATGCGGATTGGAAGTCGAGTCGTTAGCCGAAGAGTTTGAAGGAAAGATCGTATTCCATGGAGGAGTGGATACGCAAGGGATTTTGCCAAATGGCACTGCAGAAGAGGTTGCTGCTGAAACTAGGCATATAATGGAAACTTTGGGTAAAAAGGGTGGCTATATTTTGATGGCGTCTCAGGCATTTGAGAGCGATGTTCCGATTGAAAATATAGAAGCGGTCTATAATGTTTCGAGAGAAGTGTAA
- a CDS encoding carbohydrate-binding protein, with product MYRKFRIFAIAAGILTLACPANTEIFASAEVNQVITQPAIIDLTTYDEAENVTKNEKNISISEGGWVKFVDVNFGEGLEHVVLHVSTETEIDPSSVKVYIDSMDNAIAEVAVEMLPGQAVDFRALGADFTSSVAGVHDVYIHADTAVKLEWAKFTNVVKHEIGNLTGSALAVSVQKAIDSLNPYDVLQLDGATYEMGRGNLKITDPMTLRGLAPTTDAYKTKVGASDISTVFNNIGTITVQTDDVRIEHLEIAKPDVTGLILSVRVDGYPNTTNEKMFTGFVLDNVKLYGGKYSVHTGNGAEVTFTNSTFENFDHHALTLDRRIPVAVNPQLYVDRCYFEPHTYPKSKDSETRQKYRTTDYFVPYNLTAIVIDGGNDEYVIWDLSNTVFSNSTLVNTGYSLAKVANVHMHGNTFIQEFGDVEMIHMEEFTNNVIIENNLFKSITDGDRYTSMGIGIDREMQSTFDIIFRDNTIEGGYSRFFNAYAPQGITIENNDFSNAYSQSIKTPNGLIADTFFNFTWNALEHHLDNMPDVGAKNVIIKDNIFNPDTMERYKMTVEEYDGETTNYFQPDLIIDKTILASEPEPYIPVNESYRILNKATGQYLHVKPGDEKIYYTAEPLDDGSDIWHLEQEQSIYYSLKNQKEDKYLEVKLPFTAAHMDNNTKPAEVHAKIISDYAEHEFVPMWFFVEEVIDGVKYMLMHPGYSECRSRLTQAADVDHAFTEVARISDPASYKPFDDEDLWEFIPLDGTRMVPHSETAKLETAIAPISFEAGEVVSYKVTGASAAAAIVAGEGVTDGAQAIAVTMLERQDDVANAAKLILAPADVAWDLGVDQTMYLSITNPNNFRAQIRVTLSDAHGNERGLYFWLEPEATENIEIGPDLLGKIGEDATKYAGTYGYFDKGVDPTCITQIQIFFPENNPKLMEGEEAGSFIVDNIYGFIK from the coding sequence ATGTATAGGAAATTTCGAATATTCGCAATAGCTGCGGGAATATTAACTTTGGCATGTCCAGCAAATACTGAGATATTTGCATCGGCAGAAGTAAATCAGGTAATAACGCAACCTGCTATAATAGATCTTACTACATATGACGAAGCTGAAAATGTTACAAAAAATGAAAAAAACATTTCGATTTCAGAAGGGGGATGGGTAAAATTTGTTGATGTCAATTTTGGAGAAGGGTTAGAACATGTCGTACTTCATGTAAGTACCGAAACCGAAATTGATCCGAGCTCCGTAAAAGTATATATCGATTCGATGGACAATGCAATTGCGGAGGTGGCCGTAGAAATGTTACCAGGGCAAGCGGTCGATTTCAGAGCATTGGGAGCAGACTTTACATCGTCGGTAGCAGGAGTTCATGATGTGTATATCCATGCTGATACTGCAGTGAAGCTTGAGTGGGCAAAATTTACTAATGTAGTAAAGCATGAAATAGGCAATCTCACTGGCAGCGCTCTTGCGGTTTCTGTACAAAAAGCAATTGACAGCTTAAACCCATATGACGTTTTGCAATTGGATGGAGCAACATATGAAATGGGGCGGGGTAACCTCAAAATTACGGATCCAATGACATTGCGAGGATTAGCTCCTACAACGGATGCGTATAAAACTAAAGTCGGTGCAAGCGATATATCAACTGTTTTCAATAATATAGGAACGATTACAGTGCAAACTGATGATGTTAGGATAGAGCATTTAGAGATTGCAAAGCCAGATGTTACAGGATTAATTTTATCAGTAAGAGTTGATGGATACCCCAATACCACCAACGAAAAAATGTTTACCGGCTTTGTACTAGATAACGTAAAATTATACGGCGGAAAATATTCAGTTCATACAGGCAACGGTGCTGAAGTTACGTTTACTAATTCAACATTCGAAAATTTTGATCATCACGCGCTCACTTTAGATAGAAGAATTCCTGTTGCAGTCAATCCGCAATTATACGTGGACCGCTGTTATTTTGAGCCGCATACGTATCCAAAATCGAAGGATAGTGAAACTCGCCAAAAGTATAGAACTACAGATTATTTCGTACCATATAATTTAACTGCGATTGTTATCGATGGTGGCAATGATGAATATGTAATATGGGATTTAAGCAATACCGTATTTTCAAATAGTACGCTGGTAAACACTGGCTACAGCCTTGCTAAAGTCGCGAATGTTCATATGCATGGCAACACGTTTATTCAAGAGTTTGGCGATGTAGAGATGATTCATATGGAAGAATTTACAAATAACGTAATCATAGAAAACAATCTTTTTAAAAGTATCACCGACGGCGATAGATACACTTCTATGGGTATTGGGATCGACCGCGAAATGCAATCAACGTTTGATATTATATTCAGGGATAACACCATAGAAGGTGGCTACTCTAGATTTTTTAATGCATACGCGCCGCAGGGCATCACGATCGAAAACAACGATTTTTCGAATGCGTATAGCCAGTCTATAAAAACTCCCAATGGACTCATTGCAGATACATTTTTCAATTTTACTTGGAATGCGTTAGAGCATCATTTGGATAATATGCCAGATGTCGGTGCCAAAAATGTGATCATAAAGGATAATATATTTAATCCCGACACAATGGAGCGCTACAAGATGACTGTTGAGGAATATGATGGTGAGACCACAAACTATTTTCAACCAGATCTTATCATCGACAAAACTATCCTAGCTAGCGAACCCGAGCCTTATATACCAGTCAACGAATCATATCGCATTCTCAATAAAGCGACGGGGCAATATCTGCACGTTAAGCCGGGTGATGAAAAGATTTATTATACTGCAGAGCCTCTGGATGACGGTTCGGATATATGGCATCTGGAGCAAGAGCAATCGATTTATTATAGCCTCAAAAATCAGAAGGAAGATAAATATTTGGAGGTTAAGTTGCCTTTCACTGCCGCACACATGGATAATAACACTAAGCCTGCAGAAGTTCATGCGAAAATTATCTCCGACTATGCGGAGCATGAATTTGTGCCTATGTGGTTCTTTGTAGAAGAAGTGATTGATGGCGTTAAGTATATGTTGATGCATCCAGGATATTCGGAGTGCCGCTCGCGTCTGACTCAGGCGGCAGATGTGGATCACGCATTTACGGAAGTGGCGAGAATTTCGGACCCCGCATCATACAAGCCCTTTGACGATGAAGATTTATGGGAATTTATACCTCTAGATGGCACCAGAATGGTTCCGCATTCAGAGACGGCAAAATTAGAAACCGCTATTGCCCCGATCTCATTTGAAGCCGGAGAAGTCGTAAGTTATAAGGTGACTGGTGCTAGCGCCGCAGCTGCAATCGTTGCGGGAGAAGGCGTAACCGATGGGGCTCAGGCTATTGCAGTCACGATGCTAGAAAGGCAAGACGATGTTGCCAATGCCGCAAAGCTAATCCTTGCCCCAGCAGATGTCGCGTGGGATCTGGGAGTTGATCAGACGATGTATTTATCGATAACCAATCCCAACAATTTTAGAGCTCAAATTAGGGTTACGCTGTCCGATGCGCATGGCAATGAAAGAGGTTTATACTTTTGGCTAGAGCCTGAGGCAACAGAAAATATAGAAATAGGCCCCGACTTGCTTGGAAAAATCGGCGAGGACGCTACCAAATATGCAGGAACATACGGATATTTTGATAAAGGTGTAGATCCAACTTGCATTACTCAAATTCAAATATTTTTCCCAGAAAATAATCCAAAATTGATGGAGGGCGAAGAAGCAGGATCGTTTATTGTTGATAACATTTATGGATTTATAAAATAG
- a CDS encoding carbohydrate-binding protein, producing the protein MNKKFRVFAIITGVAAMAVAANFTSTTYAATEVSQQTIGNTALLNVAAYSDGEGVTAAGEAITIDAGGWVKFTDVDFGSEGLEHFAIDVSTQAEVDPSSVRVFIDSMDTPEASAVRVEMFEDQEVDFRVVGSDFATAITGVHDVYIKVDDAVTLNWVRFTNVVEHKIDGLSGVALASSIQSAIDKLNPYDVLELEGATYEMGKRGLNILKPMTLRGAAPATDAYKSVVGASELTTILDNSGTVAIKSDDVRLEHMAIMKPDIKGMVISVRVDGYPNTTNEKMFTGFALDNVRVFGGMYAIHTGNGAQVLMTNSSLEGFSFHGLILDRRIPVEVLPQLYMDHCFLSPYLYPKEADPNSAKYRTTDEYAYFNAWSVGLDAGNDEYIVRDLSNTVFQNNTFLNTGIGIAKGANAIIRDNTFTQYCGNVEMLHFEEFTNNILIENNRFEGLTEGDRYTSPGIGIDREMQSTFDITFRDNTIVGAYARFFNAYSPQGITIENNDFTQAYTQSIQTPNGLIADTFFYFTWNALEHHLDNMPDVGAKNVVIRDNKFSEENLQRNKMTIEEYAGETSNYIQPELIVKKTILDAEPEPLVPINESYRIVNKATGQYLYVKPGDEKIYYTDAPLADGSDVWKLGLERNIYYTLQNQKEGKYLEVKLPYTASHMENNTKPAEIHAKVVSDYEGSDFTPIWFFVKEVVDGVDFMLMHPGYSECRSRLTQDTDVDHAFTEVARISKPASYKPFEDADLWEFVPVNGTRAVPNTTIAKSETAIAPISFEAGEVVNYKVTGVAASAAVVTGEGVADGSQAIRVEMKERQDNVENAAKLIVSAAEPWDLGIDKTMFLTLTNPNNFKAQIRVSVVDAHGNTRGIYYWMDPKTSQEVEIGPELLGEAGIDATKYSGTHGYFGKGVDPAAITQIQVFFPENNSSLLADATTGAFIVDNIYGFIE; encoded by the coding sequence ATGAACAAAAAATTTAGAGTATTTGCAATAATCACAGGAGTAGCTGCAATGGCGGTAGCTGCAAATTTCACAAGCACCACCTATGCTGCAACGGAGGTGTCTCAGCAGACGATCGGAAATACTGCATTATTGAATGTTGCCGCATATTCAGATGGAGAAGGTGTAACAGCGGCGGGTGAGGCCATAACCATCGATGCCGGAGGATGGGTAAAATTTACTGATGTAGATTTCGGATCAGAAGGACTTGAGCATTTTGCTATTGATGTTAGTACGCAAGCCGAGGTTGATCCAAGTTCTGTTCGAGTATTTATCGATTCGATGGACACACCAGAAGCTTCTGCGGTCAGAGTGGAAATGTTTGAAGATCAGGAAGTTGATTTTCGAGTAGTTGGTAGCGACTTTGCAACTGCAATAACAGGAGTTCATGATGTCTATATCAAAGTTGATGATGCCGTAACTTTAAATTGGGTCCGATTTACTAATGTAGTTGAACATAAAATCGATGGGCTTTCTGGAGTTGCATTGGCATCGTCCATTCAGTCGGCTATCGATAAATTAAATCCATACGATGTGTTAGAGCTAGAGGGCGCAACATATGAGATGGGCAAGCGAGGCCTTAACATTTTGAAACCGATGACTCTGCGTGGGGCAGCACCAGCGACTGATGCGTATAAGTCAGTAGTAGGTGCAAGCGAACTAACCACCATTTTGGACAACAGCGGAACGGTTGCGATAAAGTCTGATGATGTTAGGCTAGAGCATATGGCAATAATGAAGCCTGATATCAAAGGAATGGTTATTTCGGTGCGAGTAGATGGCTATCCAAATACTACTAACGAGAAGATGTTTACGGGGTTTGCATTAGACAATGTGCGAGTTTTTGGCGGAATGTATGCAATTCACACGGGTAATGGTGCGCAAGTACTGATGACCAATTCGTCGCTTGAGGGATTTTCATTTCATGGTCTCATATTAGATAGAAGGATTCCGGTCGAAGTATTGCCTCAGTTGTATATGGACCATTGCTTCTTGTCGCCATATTTATATCCAAAAGAGGCGGATCCAAATTCTGCCAAATATCGCACCACCGATGAGTACGCATATTTCAATGCATGGTCGGTAGGACTCGATGCCGGAAATGATGAGTATATAGTGCGTGACCTAAGCAATACAGTATTCCAAAACAATACATTTTTAAATACAGGAATCGGTATAGCAAAAGGAGCCAATGCGATCATTCGTGATAATACATTTACGCAATACTGTGGCAATGTGGAAATGTTACATTTTGAGGAGTTTACCAACAATATTCTCATAGAAAATAATCGTTTTGAGGGGTTGACAGAAGGTGATCGATACACATCTCCGGGAATAGGAATCGACCGCGAGATGCAATCGACTTTTGATATCACATTTCGAGACAACACCATCGTTGGTGCGTATGCTAGATTTTTTAATGCGTATTCGCCGCAAGGGATCACTATAGAAAATAATGACTTTACTCAGGCATACACTCAATCGATCCAAACTCCAAATGGGCTAATTGCAGATACATTTTTTTACTTTACTTGGAATGCATTAGAGCATCACTTGGACAATATGCCAGATGTAGGTGCCAAAAATGTTGTTATTCGAGATAACAAGTTTTCTGAGGAAAATTTGCAACGAAATAAGATGACCATCGAAGAATATGCTGGGGAAACTTCTAATTATATTCAACCAGAGCTTATTGTTAAGAAAACTATATTAGACGCAGAGCCGGAGCCGCTTGTGCCGATTAATGAATCTTATCGCATAGTTAATAAAGCAACGGGGCAATATTTGTACGTAAAGCCAGGCGACGAGAAGATTTACTATACCGATGCGCCGCTAGCAGATGGGTCTGATGTGTGGAAGCTCGGTCTTGAACGCAATATTTATTACACTTTGCAAAATCAAAAGGAAGGCAAATATTTGGAGGTAAAGTTGCCGTACACTGCGTCGCACATGGAGAACAATACAAAGCCTGCCGAGATTCATGCAAAAGTAGTTTCAGATTATGAAGGCTCGGACTTTACCCCGATATGGTTCTTTGTAAAAGAGGTTGTGGATGGAGTCGATTTTATGTTAATGCATCCAGGATATTCGGAATGCCGATCGCGTCTAACTCAAGATACAGATGTGGATCACGCATTTACAGAAGTTGCTAGAATCTCAAAGCCGGCATCATACAAACCATTCGAGGATGCCGATTTATGGGAATTTGTACCAGTTAACGGAACCAGAGCCGTACCAAATACAACTATCGCAAAGTCAGAAACAGCCATTGCGCCGATTTCGTTTGAAGCCGGAGAAGTCGTAAATTATAAGGTGACTGGCGTCGCGGCATCGGCAGCAGTAGTTACAGGAGAGGGTGTTGCTGATGGATCTCAAGCAATTCGAGTGGAGATGAAAGAGAGGCAAGATAACGTAGAAAACGCTGCCAAGTTGATCGTGTCTGCGGCCGAGCCATGGGATTTGGGAATTGATAAAACGATGTTTTTAACGCTTACCAACCCAAATAATTTTAAAGCTCAGATTAGAGTTTCCGTTGTTGATGCCCATGGAAATACTCGAGGGATATATTACTGGATGGACCCGAAAACTAGCCAGGAGGTAGAAATTGGGCCCGAGCTTTTAGGAGAAGCTGGAATTGATGCAACCAAATATTCGGGAACGCATGGCTATTTTGGCAAAGGAGTGGATCCTGCAGCAATTACACAAATTCAGGTATTTTTTCCAGAGAACAATTCCAGCCTATTGGCAGATGCGACAACTGGCGCATTCATAGTCGATAATATTTATGGATTTATAGAATAA